A single Nicotiana tabacum cultivar K326 chromosome 5, ASM71507v2, whole genome shotgun sequence DNA region contains:
- the LOC107781245 gene encoding O-fucosyltransferase 6-like, with translation MKYRKQRHETAAVFIGLPIVLLFRRRRRIYHLLPFLSALSGALLLLFTLLSYLSPPINSRHRHFISRSSFNNGTEFRKKLLEEQVFRVPMGGGSLSSRDLWNSKKSNFYHGCSVATDQFPTAEVNTLPNRYLMIATSGGLNQQRTGIIDAVVAAHILNAILVIPKLDQESYWNDSSDFSEIFDVNWFISYLSKDVKIIKDLPRMGNKLIKPHTTRVPRKCNAKCYQTRIQPILVKKHAVQLTKFDYRLSNRLDTELQKLRCRINYHALKFTDPIIEMGKKLVERIRKKSKHFLALHLRFESDMLAFSGCYYGGGEKERLELGKIRKRWKTLHSRNPDKERRNGKCPLTPEEVGLMLRALGFGNDVHIYIASGEIYGGDETLAPLKAFFPNFYTKETLASKEELAPFSSFSSRMAALDFIVCDESDVFVSNNNGNMARMLAGRRRYFGHKPTIRPNAKKLNKLFMDRNNMTWEEFASHVQNYQIGFMGDPMEVKQGRGEFHENPSACICENSNVKDREDITIPGNFAMNFDKGTDSADDSARRSFGEVIDGHISEDEQDLFDTTDYMENEVDQGRALPKEMKADSSQLFFKTEQPELEEMFSD, from the exons ATGAAATACAGAAAGCAACGCCATGAGACGGCGGCGGTGTTTATCGGACTTCCGATCGTTTTACTATTCCGTCGACGCCGTCGCATTTACCACCTCCTCCCTTTCCTCTCAGCTTTATCCGGCGCTCTTCTCCTTTTATTTACGCTTCTCTCTTACCTTTCTCCTCCTATTAATAGCCGCCATCGTCACTTTATCAGCCGCAGCTCG TTTAATAACGGAACGGAGTTTCGAAAGAAGCTTCTAGAAGAACAGGTGTTTCGGGTTCCG ATGGGTGGAGGGAGCTTAAGCAGCCGAGACCTGTGGAATTCGAAGAAATCGAATTTCTACCATGGTTGCAGTGTTGCCACTGACCAGTTTCCAA CTGCTGAGGTGAATACACTTCCTAATAGGTACTTGATGATTGCAACAAGTGGAGGCTTGAATCAACAGAGAACAGGG ATTATTGATGCTGTTGTTGCAGCTCATATCTTGAATGCCATCCTTGTAATTCCGAAGCTGGACCAAGAATCTTATTGGAACGACTCAAG TGACTTCTCCGAAATTTTTGATGTCAACTGGTTTATTTCATACCTATCAAAAGATGTCAAAATTATTAAGGATCTCCCAAGAATGGGAAATAAACTCATAAAACCGCATACAACACGTGTTCCAAGGAAGTGCAACGCTAAGTGTTATCAGACTCGTATCCAGCCCATTTTAGTTAAAAAACAC GCTGTTCAGTTAACAAAATTTGATTACAGACTCTCCAATCGTTTGGATACAGAGCTACAGAAGCTGAGATGTAGAATCAACTATCATGCATTGAAGTTTACTGATCCCATAATTGAAATGGGAAAAAAATTGGTTGAAAGGATAAGAAAGAAAAGCAAGCATTTCCTTGCGCTACATCTAAG GTTTGAATCAGATATGCTAGCATTCTCAGGATGCTATTATGGTGGAGGAGAAAAGGAAAGGCTAGAACTGGGTAAAATACGAAAGAGGTGGAAGACGTTACAT TCAAGAAATCCAGATAAAGAAAGAAGGAATGGAAAATGTCCTCTAACTCCTGAGGAAGTCGGTCTTATGCTTAGAGCACTTGGTTTTGGTAATGATGTTCATATTTATATCGCATCAGGGGAAATCTATGGGGGTGACGAGACATTGGCTCCTCTTAAGGCTTTCTTTCCAAATTTTTACACCAAAGAGACACTTGCCAGCAAGGAGGAGCTGGCACCATTCTCTTCCTTTTCTTCCAGAATGGCTGCTTTGGATTTCATTGTTTGCGATGAGAGTGATGTTTTTGTATCAAATAACAATGGCAATATGGCAAGAATGCTTGCTGGACGAAG GAGATATTTTGGTCACAAGCCAACTATCCGTCCAAATGCTAAGAAGCTAAATAAGTTGTTTATGGATCGAAATAACATGACGTGGGAAGAGTTTGCCTCGCATGTTCAAAATTATCAAATAGGTTTCATGGGAGATCCAATGGAGGTAAAGCAAGGGAGGGGTGAATTTCATGAAAATCCATCAGCATGCATTTGTGAAAATTCCAATGTCAAGGATAGAGAAGATATAACTATTCCTGGAAATTTTGCAATGAATTTTGATAAGGGCACTGATTCTGCTGATGATAGTGCTAGGAGATCTTTTGGTGAAGTGATTGATGGTCACATTAGTGAAGATGAGCAAGATTTGTTTGATACAACAGATTATATGGAGAATGAAGTTGATCAGGGAAGAGCATTACCTAAAGAAATGAAGGCAGACTCTAGCCAACTTTTCTTTAAAACAGAACAACCAGAATTGGAAGAGATGTTCTCAGATTAA
- the LOC107781243 gene encoding isocitrate dehydrogenase [NAD] regulatory subunit 1, mitochondrial, with product MAKRTLPILKHLLKSSSPSPSHGFSHSLTSARSVTYMPRPGDGTPRAVTLIPGDGIGPLVTGAVEQVMDAMHAPVYFERYDVHGDMKSVPPEVMDSIRKNKVCLKGGLKTPVGGGVSSLNVQLRKELDLYASLVHCFNLQGLPTRHENVDIVVIRENTEGEYSGLEHEVVPGVVESLKVMTKFCSERIAKYAFEYAYLNNRKVVTAVHKANIMKLADGLFLESCREVASKYPGIKYNEIIVDNCCMQLVSRPEQFDVMVTPNLYGNLVANTAAGIAGGTGVMPGGNVGADHAVFEQGASAGNVGNEKILEQKKANPVALFLSSAMMLRHLQFPSFADRLETSVKRVIAEGKYMTKDLGGDCTTQEITDAVIANLD from the exons ATGGCCAAACGAACCCTACCCATTCTCAAGCACCTCCTCAAGTCCTCATCTCCATCCCCATCACATGGGTTTTCCCATTCATTAACGTCAGCCCGATCCGTCACCTACATGCCCCGACCCGGTGATGGCACACCACGCGCCGTCACTCTCATCCCCGGTGACGGGATCGGGCCGCTCGTCACTGGCGCCGTTGAACAAGTCATGGATGCGATGCACGCTCCTGTGTATTTCGAGCGATATGACGTTCACGGCGACATGAAGAGTGTGCCTCCGGAGGTTATGGACTCGATCCGTAAGAATAAGGTTTGTTTAAAAGGAGGGTTGAAAACTCCGGTGGGTGGTGGTGTTAGTTCCCTTAACGTTCAGCTTAGGAAAGAGCTCGATCTATATGCTTCCCTTGTTCACTGCTTCAACTTGCAAGGCTTACCTACGCGTCATGAGAACGTTGATATTGTTGTCATCAGGGAAAATACTGAGGGTGAATATTCCGGCTTGGAACATGAGGTTGTTCCTGGTGTCGTAGAGAGCCTTAAG GTAATGACAAAGTTTTGCTCGGAACGAATTGCAAAATATGCCTTTGAATATGCATACCTCAACAATCGCAAGGTAGTGACTGCTGTGCACAAAGCAAACATTATGAAACTTGCAGATggtttatttttggagtcttgTCGCGAGGTTGCAAGCAAATACCCTGGGATCAAGTACAATGAGATCATTGTGGACAACTGTTGCATGCAACTTGTATCAAGGCCTGAGCAATTTGATGTTATG GTCACCCCTAATCTCTACGGAAATCTGGTGGCAAATACAGCAGCTGGTATTGCTGGAGGCACTGGTGTTATGCCTGGAG GCAATGTGGGGGCTGACCATGCTGTATTTGAGCAAGGTGCTTCAGCAGGAAATGTAGGAAATGAGAAGATACTAGAGCAAAAGAAGGCAAATCCAGTTGCCTTGTTTCTTTCATCAGCCATGATGTTGAGACATCTGCAGTTTCCTTCATTTGCAGATAGACTAGAGACATCGGTGAAGCGTGTAATTGCTGAAGGTAAATACATGACCAAAGATCTTGGTGGAGATTGCACCACCCAAGAAATCACTGATGCTGTCATTGCAAATCTGGACTAA
- the LOC107781242 gene encoding SEC1 family transport protein SLY1-like produces the protein MALNLRQKHTECITRMLNLNQPVNAGGTANEEVYKILIYDRFCQDILSPLIHVKDLRKHGVTLYFLIDKDRKPVHDVPAVYFVRPTHLNVQRIISDASNSLYDSFHLNFSASIPRPLLEDLASGTINSESIERIAKVHDQYLEFITLEDNLFSLANKNCYVQLNDPSAGDKEIDEIVEKIVSGLFCVLATLAVVPVIRCPRGGPAEMVASLLDQRLRDHLLVKNNLFSEGGNLTGSFQRPVLCLFDRNFELAVAIQHDFRYRPLVHDVLGLRLNRLSVPGDKGGMKSYELDRSDPFWMANGSLEFPEVAVEIESQLNKYKKDVEEVNKRTGGSGGPEFDGTDLVGNTKHLMNAVNSLPELTERKQVIDKHTNIATSLLSEIKERSLDSYAKTERDMLVRGGIDRNELLGVLKGKGSKADKLRFAIIFLISTESMPQSEVEMIEAALRESEVDTSAFQYIKKIKSLNVSFASANSASTSNIVDWAEKLYGQSISAVTAGVKNLLSTDHQLALTRAVEALMEGKPNPEIESYLLLDPRAPKSSSASSSSHLKGPFKEAIVFMIGGGNYVEYGSLQELANRQQPVKHVIYGTTEILTGGEFIEQLAVLGQKMGLGSSGAAPPH, from the exons TTGCCAGGACATACTATCGCCGCTGATTCACGTGAAGGATCTCCGTAAGCACGGCGTTACTCTCTATTTCCTCATTGACAAGGATCGCAAGCCCGTTCACGATGTTCCTGCTGTCTATTTCGTCCGACCTACTCACCTCAACGTTCAGCGCATCATTTCCGACGCCTCTAACTCTCTTTATGattcgttccatttgaatttCTCAGCCTCCATTCCTAGACCTTTACTCGAGGATCTCGCTTCAG GTACGATTAATTCAGAGTCGATTGAGAGGATTGCAAAAGTGCATGATCAGTACTTGGAGTTTATCACGCTTGAGGATAATTTGTTCTCCCTTGCCAACAAGAACTGTTATGTTCAGTTAAATGATCCCTCAGCTGGGGATAAGGAAATTGACGAGATTGTTGAAAAGATTGTCAGCGGGTTGTTTTGTGTCTTGGCTACTCTTGCTGTTGTCCCTGTCATCAGGTGTCCTCGTGGTGGGCCCGCTGAGATGGTGGCATCCCTGTTGGATCAGAGACTGCGGGACCATTTGCTGGTGAAGAACAATTTGTTTTCAGAGGGTGGGAATTTGACTGGCTCATTTCAGAGGCCAGTTTTGTGTTTATTTGATCGGAACTTTGAATTGGCAGTGGCAATACAGCATGATTTTAGGTATAGGCCACTTGTTCATGATGTGCTTGGGTTGAGATTGAACAGATTAAGCGTGCCAGGAGACAAGGGTGGGATGAAATCCTATGAGTTAGATAGGTCTGATCCATTTTGGATGGCCAACGGGTCATTGGAATTTCCAGAGGTTGCAGTGGAGATAGAGTCTCAATTGAATAAATACAAGAAGGATGTTGAGGAGGTAAATAAACGAACAGGTGGCAGTGGAGGGCCCGAGTTTGATGGAACAGATTTGGTAGGTAATACTAAACATTTGATGAATGCTGTAAATTCCCTACCTGAGTTGACTGAGCGAAAGCAAGTGATTGATAAGCACACAAATATTGCTACTTCATTATTGAGCGAGATCAAGGAGAGATCCCTCGATTCATATGCTAAAACAGAGAGGGATATGCTGGTGAGAGGCGGCATTGATCGTAATGAGCTCCTTGGAGTGCTGAAGGGAAAAGGGAGTAAGGCAGATAAGCTGCGATTCGCTATAATTTTTCTTATCTCAACTGAAAGCATGCCTCAATCTGAAGTCGAAATGATTGAAGCAGCACTTAGGGAGTCCGAGGTTGATACCAGTGCTTTCCAGTAtataaagaagataaaatcattgAATGTCTCTTTTGCATCAGCAAATTCTGCAAGTACGAGCAACATTGTTGATTGGGCTGAAAAACTATATGGGCAATCAATCAGTGCTGTAACTGCAGGTGTGAAGAATCTATTATCCACTGATCATCAGTTGGCTTTGACGAGAGCAGTAGAAGCATTAATGGAGGGGAAACCAAATCCTGAAATAGAATCTTATCTTCTTCTTGATCCTCGTGCACCGAAGTCAAGCTCTGCATCTAGCAGCAGTCACCTAAAAGGACCATTTAAAGAAGCTATAGTCTTTATGATAGGTGGTGGAAATTACGTGGAGTATGGAAGCTTGCAAGAGCTTGCCAATCGCCAACAGCCGGTCAAGCATGTCATATACGGGACAACAGAAATTCTTACAGGAGGTGAGTTCATTGAGCAGCTTGCAGTACTGGGGCAAAAGATGGGATTGGGAAGCAGTGGGGCTGCACCTCCCCATTGA